In Tamandua tetradactyla isolate mTamTet1 chromosome 7, mTamTet1.pri, whole genome shotgun sequence, the following are encoded in one genomic region:
- the LOC143689852 gene encoding protein FAM118B-like has protein sequence MASTGSQASDIEKIFGFFSDGAPPTKKPRKLLPSLKAKKPQELVLVIGTGISAAVEPQVPALKSWKRLIQALLDAAIDFDLLEDEESKKFQKCLHEDKNLAHLAHDLIQKLSPWDSVRLGSISETYSLFLLLTASSVLKAWHFQSSPC, from the exons ATGGCTTCTACAGGGAGCCAGGCCTCTGATATAGAAAAAATTTTTGGATTCTTCAGTGATGGCGCACCACCCACCAAAAAGCCCAGGAAGCTCCTTCCCAGCTTGAAAGCAAAGAAGCCTCAAGAACTTGTGCTGGTGATTGGCACAGGCATCAGTGCTGCGGTGGAACCTCAGGTTCCTGCCTTGAAATCCTGGAAGAGGCTAATCCAGGCCTTACTAGATGCTGCCATTGATTTTGATCTTTTGGAAGATGAGGAGAgcaagaaatttcagaaatgtcTCCATGAAGACAAGAACCTTGCCCATCTTGCTCATGATCTCATCCAGAAACTCTCTCCT TGGGATTCAGTTAGACTGGGAAGCATCTCGGAGACATATTCACTGTTCCTCCTGCTCACTGCATCCTCCGTCCTCAAAGCGTGGCATTTCCAATCTTCACCTTGCTGA